Proteins encoded in a region of the Ancylobacter sp. SL191 genome:
- a CDS encoding heparinase II/III family protein, with protein MAREVYADRARLAGFIAESGWRRLRAWALTQRWYPWRSRSVPVPARLLLAPHDLRTGDPTRAAEFYSGRFAFAGKAVLTDGLSPFEIEPPSREWAEELMGFGWLRHMQAAGTPIARANARALVGDWISLSCHRLPAATLPEVAARRVISWLTQAPLILQDADAAFHRRFIRSLTAQVRYVKGAGAQARDGRPRLACALALAFASLCMADQPKLMRSAQKRLVEELDRLVLADGGPATRNPGLLIDLLLDLLPLRQCYGARHLPPPPALLNAIDRMMPMLRFFRHGDGAFAHFNGMGPTPADWLATVLAYDDARGRPLSNAPYSGYQRMEAAGTILIADTGAPPPPPLSHEAHAGCLAFEMSAGRNRLVINCGMPAISRDEWRPIARQTAAHSTAVIEETSSCRFVASGLLRRICGTPVLDGPAQLHVDRMERGGAEVLRASHDGYARRFGIIHQRSWRLSPDGARLDGEDLFRPVEGESLPGGGRDHYALRFHLHPLVQPSRAADGHTVILKLPDGDDWAFTAPDCTVAIEESIVFAASGGPRRTEQLVIAGRAGEAPRVEWTFVRVKALRG; from the coding sequence ATGGCCCGCGAGGTCTATGCGGACCGCGCGCGTCTGGCGGGGTTCATCGCCGAATCCGGCTGGCGGCGCCTGCGGGCCTGGGCGCTCACCCAGCGCTGGTACCCGTGGCGGTCGCGTTCCGTGCCGGTGCCGGCGCGGCTTCTGCTCGCCCCGCATGATCTGCGCACCGGCGACCCCACCCGCGCCGCCGAGTTCTATTCCGGCCGCTTCGCCTTTGCCGGCAAGGCGGTGCTGACCGACGGCCTCTCGCCCTTCGAGATCGAGCCGCCCTCGCGCGAATGGGCGGAGGAGCTGATGGGCTTTGGCTGGCTGCGCCACATGCAGGCCGCTGGCACGCCGATCGCCCGCGCCAATGCCCGCGCGCTGGTCGGCGACTGGATTTCGCTGAGCTGCCACCGCCTGCCGGCGGCCACCCTGCCGGAGGTCGCCGCGCGCCGCGTCATCAGCTGGCTCACCCAGGCGCCGCTGATCCTGCAGGATGCCGACGCCGCCTTTCACCGCCGCTTCATCCGCAGCCTCACCGCGCAGGTGCGCTATGTGAAGGGCGCCGGGGCGCAGGCCCGCGACGGGCGCCCGCGTCTTGCCTGCGCGCTGGCTCTCGCCTTTGCCAGCCTGTGCATGGCCGACCAGCCCAAGCTGATGCGCAGCGCGCAGAAGCGGCTGGTGGAGGAGCTGGACCGTCTCGTGCTCGCCGATGGCGGACCGGCGACGCGCAATCCCGGCCTGCTGATCGACCTGCTGCTCGACCTACTGCCGCTGCGCCAGTGCTATGGCGCGCGCCATCTGCCACCGCCGCCCGCGCTGCTCAACGCCATCGACCGGATGATGCCGATGCTGCGCTTCTTCCGCCATGGCGACGGCGCCTTCGCCCATTTCAACGGCATGGGCCCGACCCCGGCGGACTGGCTCGCCACCGTGCTCGCCTATGACGATGCGCGCGGACGCCCGCTCTCCAACGCGCCCTATTCCGGCTATCAGCGCATGGAAGCGGCCGGGACGATCCTCATCGCCGACACCGGCGCGCCGCCGCCCCCGCCGCTGAGCCATGAGGCCCATGCCGGGTGCCTCGCCTTCGAGATGTCGGCGGGGCGCAACCGCCTCGTCATCAATTGCGGCATGCCGGCCATTAGTCGGGACGAGTGGCGCCCCATCGCCCGTCAGACGGCGGCGCATTCCACCGCCGTGATCGAGGAGACCTCCTCCTGCCGCTTTGTCGCCAGCGGGCTGCTGCGCCGCATCTGCGGCACGCCGGTGCTGGACGGGCCGGCGCAGCTTCATGTCGACCGGATGGAGCGCGGCGGGGCGGAGGTGCTGCGGGCGAGCCATGACGGCTATGCGCGGCGCTTCGGCATTATTCACCAGCGCTCCTGGCGGCTGTCGCCGGATGGCGCGCGGCTCGATGGCGAGGATCTGTTCCGCCCGGTCGAAGGTGAAAGCCTGCCGGGCGGCGGGCGCGACCATTACGCGCTGCGCTTCCACCTGCACCCGCTCGTGCAGCCCTCGCGCGCGGCGGACGGGCATACGGTGATCCTCAAACTGCCGGATGGCGACGACTGGGCGTTCACCGCGCCGGACTGCACGGTGGCGATCGAAGAGAGCATCGTCTTTGCCGCCAGCGGCGGCCCGCGCCGCACCGAACAGCTCGTCATTGCCGGGCGCGCCGGTGAGGCGCCGCGCGTCGAATGGACCTTCGTGCGGGTGAAGGCGTTGCGGGGATAG
- the purH gene encoding bifunctional phosphoribosylaminoimidazolecarboxamide formyltransferase/IMP cyclohydrolase — MTTDVRSVSRALLSVSDKTGLVAFAQALAGHGVELVSTGGTRKALAEAGLKVLDVAELTGFPEMMDGRVKTLHPTVHGGILAIRDNAEHQASMKEHGIGPIDLVVVNLYPFEATVARGGDYDDCVENIDIGGPAMIRAAAKNHADVAVVVDPTDYQTVLDDLAAHGGTRFLTRRGLAQRAYARTASYDAAITTWFAKVAEEDAPQTRLFSGTLAEALRYGENPHQSAAFYVGGAARPGVATARQIQGKSLSYNNLNDTDAAFEAVAEFDPARAAAVVIVKHANPCGVAEGATLEEAYRKALACDPTSAFGGIVAMNRTLDAAAARAMVDIFTEVIVAPEATEEAIAIVGAKKNLRLLVTGALPDPRAGGVAVKSLAGGLLVQSRDNAVVDDMELKVVTKRAPTNAELADLAFAFRVAKHVKSNAIVYAKDLATVGIGAGQMSRVDSARIAARKAIDAAEAAGLAEPLTKGCVVASDAFFPFADGLITAIEAGATAVIQPGGSIRDADVIAAADAAGIAMVFTGVRHFRH; from the coding sequence ATGACCACCGATGTCCGCTCCGTCAGCCGCGCGCTGCTCTCCGTCTCCGACAAGACCGGCCTCGTGGCCTTCGCGCAGGCGCTCGCCGGCCATGGCGTCGAGCTGGTCTCGACCGGCGGCACGCGCAAGGCGCTGGCGGAAGCGGGGCTGAAGGTGCTGGATGTGGCCGAGCTCACCGGCTTTCCCGAGATGATGGACGGGCGGGTGAAGACGCTGCACCCGACTGTCCATGGCGGCATCCTCGCCATTCGCGACAATGCCGAGCATCAGGCCTCGATGAAGGAACACGGCATCGGGCCGATCGACCTCGTCGTGGTGAATCTCTACCCATTCGAGGCGACCGTCGCGCGCGGCGGCGACTATGACGACTGCGTGGAGAATATCGACATTGGTGGGCCGGCAATGATCCGCGCCGCCGCCAAGAACCACGCCGATGTCGCCGTCGTCGTCGATCCCACTGACTACCAGACCGTGCTGGACGATCTCGCCGCCCATGGCGGCACGCGCTTCCTCACCCGCCGGGGCCTTGCCCAGCGCGCCTATGCCCGGACCGCCAGCTATGACGCGGCGATCACCACGTGGTTCGCCAAGGTGGCGGAAGAGGACGCGCCGCAGACCCGGCTGTTCTCCGGCACGCTCGCCGAGGCGCTGCGCTATGGCGAGAACCCGCACCAGAGCGCGGCCTTTTATGTCGGCGGCGCGGCCCGTCCCGGTGTCGCCACGGCCCGGCAGATCCAGGGCAAGTCGCTCTCCTACAACAACCTCAACGACACCGATGCGGCGTTTGAAGCTGTGGCCGAGTTCGACCCGGCGCGCGCGGCGGCGGTGGTGATCGTCAAGCACGCCAATCCCTGCGGCGTGGCCGAAGGGGCGACGCTGGAGGAAGCCTACCGCAAGGCGCTGGCCTGCGACCCGACCTCGGCCTTTGGCGGCATTGTCGCGATGAACCGCACGCTCGACGCGGCGGCGGCGCGGGCCATGGTGGACATCTTCACCGAGGTGATCGTCGCCCCCGAGGCGACCGAGGAAGCCATCGCCATTGTCGGCGCCAAGAAGAATTTGCGCCTGCTGGTCACCGGCGCGTTGCCCGATCCGCGCGCCGGTGGTGTTGCCGTGAAGTCGCTGGCCGGCGGGTTGCTGGTGCAGTCGCGCGACAATGCGGTGGTCGACGACATGGAGCTGAAGGTCGTCACCAAGCGCGCGCCCACCAACGCGGAACTTGCCGATCTCGCCTTCGCCTTCCGCGTCGCCAAGCATGTGAAGTCGAACGCCATCGTCTACGCCAAGGATCTCGCCACCGTGGGCATCGGCGCCGGGCAGATGAGCCGGGTGGATTCGGCCCGCATCGCCGCGCGCAAGGCCATCGACGCGGCCGAGGCGGCGGGTCTCGCGGAGCCGCTGACCAAGGGCTGCGTGGTCGCTTCCGACGCCTTCTTCCCCTTTGCCGACGGGCTCATCACCGCCATCGAGGCGGGGGCGACGGCGGTGATCCAGCCGGGCGGCTCGATCCGCGACGCCGATGTGATCGCGGCGGCGGATGCGGCGGGCATCGCCATGGTATTCACCGGCGTGCGGCACTTCCGGCACTGA
- a CDS encoding YeiH family protein, whose product MTMPVLTSRPAHPFLSGAANLVPGLLLTGGIAAVAFGLRQLPGLQLFSPLILAIVLGMALHNLVGTPVVAKPGVTFTLRRILRAAIVLLGLQLTAAQIVEVGVAGVAVIALTLVATFLFTVRLGRLLGVDAPLAQLIAAGTSICGASAVIATNTVTRAPDEDVAYAVACVTVFGSIAMFLYPLLPGLLHLTPRAYGLWAGASIHEVAQVVAAAYQDGQAAGEFGTIAKLTRVMMLAPVVLTLGFLASRRAGAGTETARPPVPWFVLGFIAMIAFNSLVTVPAEMKTVLVGLTTFLLSMALAAMGLETDIRRLRAKGLRPLLLGLAAFAFVGSFSLMLVMTIG is encoded by the coding sequence ATGACCATGCCTGTGCTGACCAGCCGGCCCGCGCACCCCTTCCTGTCCGGCGCGGCGAACCTCGTGCCGGGGCTGCTGCTGACCGGTGGCATCGCCGCCGTGGCCTTCGGGCTGCGGCAATTGCCGGGCCTCCAGCTCTTCAGCCCGCTGATCCTTGCCATCGTGCTGGGCATGGCGCTGCACAATCTCGTCGGCACGCCCGTCGTCGCCAAGCCCGGCGTGACCTTCACCCTGCGGCGCATCCTGCGGGCGGCCATCGTGCTGCTCGGGCTTCAGCTTACCGCGGCGCAAATCGTCGAGGTCGGCGTGGCCGGTGTGGCGGTGATCGCGCTGACGCTGGTCGCGACCTTCCTGTTCACCGTGCGCCTCGGCCGGCTGCTCGGCGTCGACGCCCCGCTGGCGCAGCTCATCGCGGCGGGAACCTCGATCTGTGGCGCCTCGGCGGTGATCGCCACCAATACGGTGACGCGCGCGCCGGATGAGGATGTCGCCTATGCGGTGGCCTGCGTCACCGTCTTCGGCTCCATCGCCATGTTCCTCTACCCGCTGCTGCCCGGCCTGCTGCACCTCACCCCGCGCGCCTATGGGCTGTGGGCCGGCGCCTCGATCCATGAGGTCGCGCAGGTTGTGGCGGCCGCCTATCAGGACGGGCAGGCGGCGGGCGAGTTCGGCACAATCGCCAAGCTGACGCGGGTGATGATGCTGGCGCCGGTGGTGCTGACCCTCGGCTTCCTCGCCAGCCGTCGCGCCGGGGCCGGGACGGAAACGGCCCGGCCGCCCGTGCCGTGGTTCGTGCTGGGCTTCATCGCCATGATCGCGTTCAACAGCCTCGTCACCGTGCCGGCGGAGATGAAGACCGTGCTCGTCGGCCTCACCACCTTCCTGCTGTCGATGGCGCTGGCGGCGATGGGGCTGGAGACCGACATCCGCCGGCTGCGGGCGAAGGGGCTGCGCCCGTTGCTGCTGGGCCTCGCCGCCTTTGCCTTTGTCGGCAGCTTCAGCCTAATGCTGGTGATGACCATCGGCTAA
- a CDS encoding LysR family transcriptional regulator, translating into MTLEQLRIFVAVAEREHLTKAAQALNLTQSATSAAIATLEATHATRLFDRIGRRIALTEAGRLLLVEARAVLARVAAAEQVLVDLSGLTRGRLALAGSQTVANYWLPEIVQRYRALYPGIEVRIEIGNSDEVAARVRDGAADLGIVEGGGEDGALAARPVAEDEMVLVAPVVHPWTWKPPRTAEALGAGPWVLREPGSGTRAIFEAYLAARGLAPGALNIVLEYPSNEAIRAAVEAGSGATVISRRVVDSAIRAGTMALIDLPMPSRRFIALNHRERYMTRAAQAFLDLVGPA; encoded by the coding sequence ATGACGCTTGAGCAGTTGCGCATCTTCGTGGCGGTGGCCGAGCGCGAGCATCTCACAAAGGCGGCGCAGGCGCTGAACCTGACGCAATCGGCCACCAGCGCCGCCATCGCGACGCTGGAAGCCACCCACGCGACCCGGCTGTTCGACCGGATCGGCCGGCGCATCGCGCTCACCGAGGCCGGGCGGCTGCTGCTGGTGGAGGCGCGGGCGGTGCTCGCCCGTGTCGCGGCGGCCGAGCAGGTGCTGGTGGACCTCTCCGGCCTTACGCGCGGGCGGCTGGCGCTGGCCGGCAGCCAGACGGTCGCCAATTACTGGCTGCCGGAGATCGTCCAGCGCTACCGCGCGCTCTATCCCGGCATCGAGGTGCGGATCGAGATCGGCAATAGCGATGAGGTCGCCGCCCGCGTGCGCGACGGAGCCGCCGATCTCGGCATCGTCGAGGGCGGTGGCGAGGACGGCGCGCTGGCGGCGCGGCCGGTGGCGGAGGACGAGATGGTGCTCGTCGCCCCGGTGGTGCATCCCTGGACATGGAAGCCGCCCCGCACGGCGGAGGCGCTTGGCGCAGGGCCGTGGGTGCTGCGCGAGCCGGGCTCGGGCACGCGGGCGATCTTCGAGGCCTATCTGGCCGCGCGGGGGCTGGCGCCGGGGGCGTTGAACATCGTTCTGGAATATCCGTCCAACGAGGCGATCCGGGCGGCGGTCGAGGCGGGGAGCGGGGCGACGGTGATCTCCCGCCGCGTCGTCGACAGCGCGATCCGGGCCGGCACCATGGCGCTGATCGACCTGCCCATGCCCTCGCGCCGCTTCATCGCGCTCAATCACCGCGAGCGTTACATGACGCGCGCGGCGCAGGCTTTTCTCGATCTGGTCGGGCCAGCCTGA
- a CDS encoding OmpW/AlkL family protein has protein sequence MSTRHNIINTLAALGAVLATTTSFAALDLASAADLGATPAPVFKAPAPVEEFNPWMIRVRVLGVIPESGGTVNGVSGSDLSYSDSVVPELDITYFFTKNWAAELILGVTPHDINGEGSLSSLGKIGEVWLLPPTLTLQYHFTDFGAFKPYVGAGINYTFFFDQQADSADSLDVHDTWGWALQVGFDYMLDEHWGINVDLKKLFLQPDFDVTVAGTPLTGTADLNPWIVGVGVTYKF, from the coding sequence ATGTCCACGCGCCACAACATCATCAACACGCTCGCCGCGCTGGGCGCGGTGCTCGCCACCACCACCTCTTTCGCCGCGCTTGATCTGGCCAGTGCCGCGGATCTGGGCGCCACTCCGGCCCCGGTCTTCAAGGCGCCGGCCCCGGTGGAAGAGTTCAACCCGTGGATGATCCGCGTGCGCGTGCTCGGCGTCATTCCGGAGAGCGGTGGCACGGTGAACGGCGTGTCGGGCTCGGATCTCAGCTATTCCGACTCGGTGGTTCCCGAACTCGACATCACCTACTTCTTCACCAAGAACTGGGCGGCCGAACTCATCCTCGGCGTCACGCCGCATGACATCAACGGCGAGGGCTCGCTCTCGAGCCTCGGCAAGATCGGCGAAGTGTGGCTGCTGCCGCCGACCCTGACGCTGCAGTATCACTTCACCGATTTCGGCGCGTTCAAGCCCTATGTCGGCGCCGGCATCAACTACACCTTCTTCTTCGACCAGCAGGCGGATTCGGCCGACTCGCTGGATGTACACGACACCTGGGGCTGGGCCCTGCAGGTCGGCTTCGACTACATGCTCGACGAGCACTGGGGCATCAACGTCGACCTCAAGAAGCTCTTCCTCCAGCCGGACTTCGACGTGACCGTGGCCGGCACGCCGCTGACCGGCACCGCCGACCTCAACCCGTGGATCGTCGGCGTCGGCGTCACCTACAAGTTCTGA
- a CDS encoding NAD-glutamate dehydrogenase: MGVEGFLSTEDERAARQLVEQADLILQARDGDIPPLFASRLFGRAVAEDVRLYTPHELAALAQRAYAHLARRSPGTADVRVEIPEAEGERLARVSVVEIVNDDMPFLLDSVMAALNARGLTASLVVHPLLAVERNSAGMLEGVSGTDSPAGQRARRESLIHIHVARIENEGERAAIAAELTLVLARVRAAVRDWKAMTGQVRATQADLANAPPSVPREEVEEASAFLEWLLTGNFTFLGCRHYDARPSADGAVTVANFDRRMADALGVLADEEFRLFRRASDARAVSTDLADVLAEATPLIITKSRTLSVVHRRAWIDVVVIKRYDAEGRVIGGLALAGLFTNTAYTGSVRAIPILRRKAAAVLVRAGFVPDSHSGRALVKVLESFPRDDLFQMDPETLYQFAIAVLQLDEHPRVRVLAWRDRFARFMSVLVFVPRDRYGSEVREEIGALLETSFGGQVAASRPLFLEGPLTRVHVIVELTGEAAREPGRVELEEAVAGIIRTWDDAFAAALGLVFSPGQATLLARRYGEAFPAGYQSGYTPEEALGDLRLVERLSEANPVAVEFHRPAAVQGRERIALKVFSHGVPRLLSERVPMLEAMGFIVVDERTFTISPEGREPVYLHDMVLGRRGGGAIELESLESRLHATLMAVLRGQAESDGFNALALNARLGWRDIALLRTLARYLRQIGLPFSQDYLWATLNGHAALVDRLVALFHARFEPGADEGRGAREAAIREEIEAALADVQSLDEDRILRHFANLIGAAVRTNFFQITEEGGPRPTIAIKFRSREVEGLPLPRPLFEIFVHSPRVEGIHLRFGRVARGGLRWSDRPQDFRTEVLGLVKAQQVKNAVIVPVGAKGGFVPKQLPSGPRDAIQAEGTEAYKLFVTSLLEVTDNIEGTEIVHPAHTVRHDEDDPYLVVAADKGTATFSDTANAISQARGFWLGDAFASGGSVGYDHKAMGITARGAWEAVRRHFREMNVDIRVTPFTVAGVGDMSGDVFGNGMMLETTIKLVAAFDHRDIFLDPSPDPVASLKERQRLFALPRSSWQDYDKSLISSGGGVFSRSAKSIPLSPAVREALGIDKSSASPAEVMSAILRAPVDLLWFGGIGTYIRASAETDAQAGDRANDAIRIAGAEVRAKVVGEGANLGVTQRARIEAARRGIRLNTDAIDNSAGVNTSDVEVNIKIALVPAARDGRLDADSRKALLASMTDEVAALVLRNNYLQTLALSLAERRALDELGFHQRLMQQLEVRGLLDRTVEYLPGDAELNERRGRGEGLSRPELAVLLAYAKLTAHSDLLDTDVPDDPYLARELAAYFPPELNARFADGIDGHRLRRDIIATRLCNAMINHGGPAFVARLTDETGADVGSIAKAYAATRDSFGLGALENEIDALDGTVPGAVQLALYAAVKDMLLDRTVWFLRNVDLRQSLDELVSHYSAGIGPVEDVLGGVVRELVPEETRATHDAHVAAWTQAGVPEALARRIARLSAIESSTDIVMIADRTNSAISDVATTFFAVGLHFRLDRILGPAQALSVPDYYDRLALERALAAFEIAVRRLTAEVITEHGPGAAGVAAWAAARGAVVERARNGVYEIVGSGLSVSKLSVAASLIGDLVRA; the protein is encoded by the coding sequence ATGGGCGTGGAAGGATTTCTCTCGACCGAGGACGAGCGCGCGGCGCGCCAGCTGGTCGAGCAGGCCGATCTCATCCTGCAGGCGCGCGACGGCGACATTCCGCCGCTGTTCGCCAGCCGGCTGTTCGGACGGGCCGTGGCCGAGGATGTGCGGCTCTACACGCCGCATGAGCTGGCGGCGCTGGCGCAGCGCGCCTACGCCCATCTTGCCCGCCGTAGCCCCGGCACCGCCGATGTCCGCGTCGAGATCCCCGAGGCGGAAGGCGAGCGCCTGGCCAGGGTCAGCGTCGTCGAGATCGTCAATGACGACATGCCCTTCCTGCTCGATTCGGTGATGGCGGCGCTCAATGCGCGCGGCCTGACCGCGTCGCTGGTGGTCCATCCGCTGCTGGCGGTGGAACGCAATTCGGCCGGCATGCTGGAAGGCGTGTCCGGCACCGATTCGCCCGCCGGCCAGCGCGCCCGGCGTGAGAGCCTCATTCACATCCATGTCGCGCGCATTGAGAATGAAGGCGAACGCGCCGCCATCGCGGCCGAGCTCACCCTCGTGCTGGCGCGTGTGCGCGCGGCGGTGCGCGACTGGAAGGCGATGACCGGGCAGGTGCGCGCCACGCAGGCGGACCTCGCCAATGCCCCGCCGAGCGTGCCCCGCGAGGAAGTCGAGGAAGCCAGCGCCTTCCTCGAATGGCTGCTCACCGGCAATTTCACCTTCCTCGGCTGCCGGCATTATGACGCGCGGCCCAGCGCCGACGGCGCGGTGACGGTGGCGAATTTCGACCGTCGCATGGCCGATGCGCTGGGCGTGCTGGCGGATGAGGAGTTTCGCCTGTTCCGCCGCGCCAGCGATGCGCGTGCGGTGAGCACGGACCTCGCCGACGTGCTGGCCGAGGCGACGCCGCTCATCATTACCAAATCGCGCACCCTTTCCGTGGTGCACCGGCGCGCCTGGATCGATGTCGTCGTCATCAAGCGTTACGACGCGGAGGGGCGCGTCATTGGCGGGCTGGCTCTGGCCGGCCTGTTCACCAACACCGCCTATACCGGCTCCGTGCGAGCCATCCCAATCCTGCGGCGCAAAGCGGCGGCGGTGCTGGTGCGTGCCGGATTCGTGCCGGACAGCCATTCGGGCCGGGCGCTGGTGAAGGTGCTGGAGAGCTTCCCGCGCGACGATCTGTTCCAGATGGACCCGGAGACGCTCTACCAGTTCGCCATCGCGGTGCTGCAGCTGGACGAGCACCCGCGCGTGCGCGTTCTCGCCTGGCGCGACCGCTTCGCCCGCTTCATGTCGGTGCTGGTCTTCGTGCCGCGCGACCGCTACGGCTCGGAGGTGCGCGAGGAGATCGGCGCGCTGCTGGAAACCTCCTTCGGTGGGCAGGTCGCGGCCTCGCGCCCGCTCTTCCTCGAAGGGCCGCTGACGCGGGTGCATGTCATTGTCGAGCTGACCGGCGAGGCCGCGCGCGAGCCGGGCCGCGTCGAACTTGAAGAGGCGGTAGCGGGCATCATCCGCACCTGGGACGATGCCTTCGCGGCCGCTCTCGGGCTGGTGTTCTCACCCGGTCAGGCCACGCTGCTGGCGCGTCGCTATGGCGAGGCGTTCCCGGCGGGCTACCAGAGCGGCTACACGCCGGAGGAGGCGCTGGGGGATCTGCGGCTCGTCGAGCGGCTCAGCGAGGCCAATCCGGTCGCGGTCGAGTTCCACCGCCCGGCGGCTGTGCAGGGGCGCGAGCGGATCGCGCTCAAGGTGTTCAGCCATGGTGTGCCGCGCCTGCTCTCCGAGCGGGTGCCGATGCTGGAGGCCATGGGCTTCATTGTCGTCGACGAACGCACCTTCACCATCTCGCCGGAGGGCCGGGAGCCGGTCTACCTGCACGACATGGTGCTGGGGCGCCGGGGCGGCGGGGCGATCGAGCTCGAATCGCTGGAGAGCCGGCTGCACGCCACGCTGATGGCGGTGCTGCGCGGGCAGGCGGAAAGCGACGGCTTCAACGCGCTGGCGCTCAACGCCCGCCTCGGCTGGCGCGACATTGCGCTGCTGCGCACGCTGGCGCGTTATCTGCGCCAGATCGGCCTGCCCTTCAGCCAGGATTACCTCTGGGCGACGCTGAACGGCCATGCGGCCCTCGTCGACCGGCTGGTGGCGCTGTTCCATGCCCGTTTCGAGCCGGGCGCGGATGAGGGGCGCGGGGCGCGGGAAGCGGCGATCCGCGAGGAGATCGAGGCGGCGCTCGCCGACGTGCAGAGCCTCGACGAGGACCGCATCCTGCGCCACTTCGCCAATCTCATCGGCGCGGCGGTGCGCACCAACTTCTTCCAGATCACCGAGGAGGGCGGCCCGCGCCCGACCATCGCGATCAAGTTCCGCAGCCGCGAGGTTGAGGGGCTGCCGCTGCCGCGCCCGCTCTTCGAGATCTTCGTGCATTCCCCCCGCGTGGAGGGCATCCATCTGCGATTCGGCCGGGTGGCGCGCGGCGGCTTGCGCTGGTCGGACCGGCCGCAGGATTTCCGTACCGAGGTGCTCGGCCTCGTCAAGGCGCAGCAGGTCAAGAACGCGGTCATCGTCCCGGTCGGCGCCAAGGGCGGCTTCGTGCCCAAGCAACTGCCGAGCGGGCCGCGCGACGCCATCCAGGCCGAGGGGACGGAGGCCTACAAGCTGTTCGTCACCAGCCTGCTGGAGGTGACCGACAACATCGAGGGCACGGAGATTGTCCACCCGGCGCATACGGTGCGCCATGACGAGGACGACCCCTATCTGGTCGTCGCCGCCGACAAGGGGACGGCGACCTTCTCCGACACCGCCAACGCCATCTCGCAGGCGCGCGGCTTCTGGCTGGGCGACGCCTTCGCCTCGGGCGGCTCGGTCGGTTACGACCACAAGGCCATGGGCATCACCGCGCGCGGCGCGTGGGAAGCGGTGCGCCGGCATTTCCGCGAGATGAATGTCGACATTCGCGTGACGCCTTTCACCGTGGCGGGTGTCGGCGACATGTCGGGCGACGTGTTCGGCAACGGCATGATGCTGGAGACCACCATCAAGCTGGTCGCCGCCTTCGATCACCGCGACATCTTCCTCGATCCCAGCCCCGATCCCGTGGCCTCGCTCAAGGAGCGCCAGCGTCTGTTCGCCCTGCCGCGTTCCTCCTGGCAGGACTATGACAAGTCGCTGATCTCCTCGGGCGGCGGGGTGTTCTCGCGCAGCGCCAAGAGCATTCCGCTCAGCCCGGCGGTGCGCGAGGCGCTCGGCATCGACAAGAGCTCGGCCTCGCCCGCCGAGGTGATGAGCGCGATCCTGCGCGCGCCGGTCGACCTGCTCTGGTTCGGCGGCATCGGCACCTATATCCGTGCCTCCGCCGAGACCGACGCGCAGGCCGGCGACCGCGCCAATGACGCCATCCGCATCGCCGGCGCGGAGGTGCGCGCCAAGGTGGTCGGCGAGGGCGCCAATCTCGGCGTGACCCAGCGCGCGCGCATCGAGGCCGCCCGGCGTGGCATCCGCCTCAACACCGACGCCATCGACAATTCGGCTGGCGTGAACACTTCGGACGTTGAGGTGAACATCAAGATCGCGCTGGTGCCCGCCGCGCGCGACGGCCGGCTCGACGCCGACAGCCGCAAGGCGCTGCTCGCCTCAATGACCGATGAGGTGGCCGCGCTGGTGCTGCGCAACAACTACCTGCAGACGCTCGCCCTCTCGCTCGCCGAGCGGCGGGCGCTGGACGAGCTCGGCTTCCACCAGCGGCTGATGCAGCAGCTTGAAGTGCGCGGCCTGCTCGACCGCACGGTGGAGTATCTGCCGGGCGATGCGGAGCTGAACGAGCGGCGCGGGCGCGGCGAGGGTCTCAGCCGGCCCGAGCTCGCGGTGCTGCTGGCCTATGCCAAGCTTACCGCCCATTCCGACCTGCTCGACACCGACGTGCCGGATGATCCCTATCTCGCCCGCGAACTCGCCGCCTATTTCCCGCCGGAGCTGAATGCCCGCTTCGCCGACGGCATTGACGGCCACCGGCTGCGGCGCGACATCATCGCCACGCGCCTGTGCAACGCCATGATCAACCATGGCGGGCCGGCTTTTGTGGCCCGGCTCACCGACGAGACCGGCGCCGATGTCGGCTCCATCGCCAAGGCCTATGCGGCGACGCGCGACAGCTTCGGCCTCGGGGCTCTGGAGAACGAGATCGACGCGCTGGACGGCACCGTGCCGGGCGCGGTGCAGCTCGCCCTCTATGCGGCGGTCAAGGACATGCTGCTCGACCGCACCGTGTGGTTCCTGCGCAATGTCGATCTGCGCCAGAGCCTTGATGAGCTGGTCTCCCACTACTCGGCCGGCATCGGCCCGGTGGAAGACGTGCTGGGCGGCGTGGTGCGCGAACTCGTGCCGGAAGAGACGCGGGCGACCCATGACGCCCATGTCGCCGCGTGGACACAGGCCGGCGTGCCGGAGGCGCTGGCCCGGCGCATCGCGCGGCTCTCGGCCATCGAGAGCTCGACCGACATTGTCATGATCGCTGACCGCACCAATTCCGCGATCAGCGATGTGGCAACGACCTTCTTCGCCGTCGGCCTGCATTTCCGGCTCGACCGGATCCTGGGCCCGGCGCAGGCGCTCTCCGTGCCCGACTATTATGACCGGCTCGCGCTGGAGCGGGCGCTCGCCGCCTTCGAGATCGCGGTGCGGCGACTGACGGCTGAAGTCATCACCGAGCACGGGCCGGGCGCGGCGGGTGTCGCGGCCTGGGCGGCGGCGCGTGGCGCGGTGGTGGAGCGGGCACGCAACGGCGTCTATGAGATCGTCGGCTCGGGGCTTTCCGTGTCGAAGCTCTCGGTGGCCGCGAGCCTGATCGGCGATCTCGTGCGGGCCTGA